In Deinococcota bacterium, the genomic stretch TCCCGAGTTCGAGCACCTCCAGTGGCAGTGCCCGGCGGGCTGGCCGCCCATGCACATCGTCGTCACCGACGGCCTCAGCGCCTACGGCTATCAAGAAGATGCCCGGCGGATTGCCGGGGCCTTCCTCAACCTGATGCTGGGCGAATACGCCAAGACCGGCAAGCTCTGGGAGAAGTACAACGTGGTGACGGGCGGGACGGAAGTGCCGCTCGAGCGCTACCCCACCCCGCCGCACCACGGCTGGTCGTCGGCCGCCGTCGCGGTCCTGGGCGAAAGGGTGTACGGCGCCGCGGCCACCACGCCGCCCGCAAGGGAAGGAGTCTCCGCCGATGCCTAAAAGGCCCAACATCCTCTACCTCCACTCGCACGACACCGGCCGCTCTATCGAGCCCTACGGCCACGCGGTAGCCACGCCCAACCTCCAGCACCTCGCCGAGGAGGGTATCCTCTTCCGCCAGGCCTACTGCGCCGCGCCGACCTGCTCGCCGAGCCGCGCGGCGCTGCTCACCGGGCAGAGCGCGCACAGCAGCGGCATGATGGGCCTCACCCACCGCGGCTGGCTCTTAAACGACTACCGCCAGCACCTCATTCACACCCTGCACGCGGCGGGCTACACCTCGGCCCTGGTCGGCGTCCAGCACGTCGCGCCGGAGCCGGGCGGCGCCGCGCGCATCGGCTACCGCGAACTCCTGCCCACCCAGAGCGCCAAGGCCGAGCACGTCGCGCCCGCGGCGGTGGCCTTTCTCGAGCGCCCTCACGACCAGCCCTTCTTCCTGTCGGTCGGCTTCGTCGAGACGCACCTGCTGCCCGGCCCCACCGCCTTTGGCTACGAGGGGGGCGACCCGCGCTATGCCGCCCCGCCCGCGCCTCTGCCCGACACGCCCCGCACCCGCCGGGACATGGCGGATTACCGGATGGCCGCTCAGGCGTTGGACCGCGGCATGGGGGAGGTGCTGGCGGCGCTTGAGCGCAGCGGCCAGGCCGACAATACCCTGGTCGTCTGCACGACCGACCACGGCCTGCCCCTGCCCGGCATGAAGAGCAGCTTGAGCGACCACGGCCTAGGCGTGATGCTGATGATGCGCGGCCCCGGCGGCTTTTCCGGCGGCAAAGTCTCGGACGCGCTGGTCTCGCAAATCGACCTCTTCCCGACGCTCTGCGACCTGCTCGAGCTTCCGCCGCCGTCATGGCTTCAGGGCAGGTCGCTGATGCCCCTCATCCGCGGCGAAACGGAGGACGTGAACGACGCGGTTTTCGGGGAAGTCACCCACCACGTCGCCTACGACCCGCAGCGGGCGGTGCGGACGAAGCGCTACAAGTACATCCGCCGCTTCGGCGAGCGCGTTCACCCGGTCCTGTCCAACACCGACGACAGCCTTGCTAAGGACGAATGGTTGGGGCACGGCTGGCAAGGGCGCGAGCGGCCCTTCGAGGGGCTCTTC encodes the following:
- a CDS encoding sulfatase — protein: MPKRPNILYLHSHDTGRSIEPYGHAVATPNLQHLAEEGILFRQAYCAAPTCSPSRAALLTGQSAHSSGMMGLTHRGWLLNDYRQHLIHTLHAAGYTSALVGVQHVAPEPGGAARIGYRELLPTQSAKAEHVAPAAVAFLERPHDQPFFLSVGFVETHLLPGPTAFGYEGGDPRYAAPPAPLPDTPRTRRDMADYRMAAQALDRGMGEVLAALERSGQADNTLVVCTTDHGLPLPGMKSSLSDHGLGVMLMMRGPGGFSGGKVSDALVSQIDLFPTLCDLLELPPPSWLQGRSLMPLIRGETEDVNDAVFGEVTHHVAYDPQRAVRTKRYKYIRRFGERVHPVLSNTDDSLAKDEWLGHGWQGRERPFEGLFDLVFDPQEGENLALDVAHGAVLAEMRGRLERWMKDTSDPLLEGPVLVPPGTKEKSPDAVSPKEA